A window of the Corallococcus soli genome harbors these coding sequences:
- a CDS encoding S46 family peptidase: protein MKKTLLLLCLVAAPAFAGEGKWTPQQVLELSPAWLKAQGLKLPPNKLWDPKRGTGLLAGTVNTGGCSGSFISATGLIITNHHCAFGIIQEHSSPQRDLITGGFLAKAGAEELPGKGSRVQVPRAFTDVTAKINAAVPPGADDLARYKAVDRKQKELVAECEKRPATRCQVATFDGGVNYTLVDAVELQDVRLVYAPPRAVGEYGGEEDNWSWPRHTGDFAIIRAYTAPDGSSAAYSEKNVPYKAEFFFPLSTQGVKPGDFVMVLGYPGMTYRTLLADEMAERQARYYPRIRDVLGEAISLLEAAGEKDPAGKIAVASQLKSLHNVYKNAGGQLAGMRRGQLVEKQRAAEDAVVGWAQKGGAKWSDALKARDALLTEQQASAKTFERDFLLGVSGRLAQGPALATRVARLSMERAKPDLERRPEYMDRELPRIKDSLERAQKNLFPAADKALLHAFVKRAQALRPDERIQAVDTHFGKSYVEKDVTAKIDALYANTKVLTQAERMKMAGETPAQLTARKDPLLAFGMDLAKDQAALDEVRDRRQGAASRLRPAWRAAVMAQAGKPIAPDANSTLRVSFGKVQGYTPRDGAVYLPQTTLTGMLQKHTGEEPFNAPPKLRATAEAKKFGPWVDPRLKDVPVDFLSDADTTGGNSGSPTVNGKGELVGVNFDRVWENVANDFGYNPDVARNVNVDVRYLLWNLDQVEDADALLRELNVRKGSPVVKEAR, encoded by the coding sequence ATGAAGAAGACGCTCCTCCTGCTGTGTCTCGTGGCGGCCCCGGCCTTCGCCGGGGAAGGCAAGTGGACCCCCCAACAGGTGCTGGAACTGAGCCCCGCCTGGCTCAAGGCCCAGGGCCTGAAGCTGCCCCCCAACAAGCTGTGGGACCCCAAGCGGGGCACCGGCCTGCTGGCGGGCACGGTGAACACCGGCGGCTGCTCCGGGTCGTTCATCTCCGCCACCGGCCTCATCATCACCAACCACCACTGCGCCTTCGGCATCATCCAGGAGCACAGCTCGCCGCAGCGGGACCTCATCACCGGCGGCTTCCTCGCGAAGGCCGGCGCGGAGGAGCTTCCGGGCAAGGGCTCGCGCGTGCAGGTGCCGCGCGCCTTCACGGATGTGACGGCGAAGATCAACGCCGCGGTGCCCCCGGGCGCGGATGACCTGGCGCGCTACAAGGCCGTGGACCGCAAGCAGAAGGAGCTGGTCGCCGAGTGCGAGAAGCGCCCCGCCACCCGCTGCCAGGTCGCGACCTTCGACGGCGGCGTCAACTACACGCTGGTGGACGCCGTGGAGCTGCAGGACGTGCGGCTCGTCTACGCGCCGCCCCGCGCGGTGGGCGAGTACGGCGGGGAAGAGGACAACTGGTCCTGGCCGCGCCACACCGGCGACTTCGCCATCATCCGCGCGTACACCGCGCCGGACGGCAGCTCCGCCGCGTACAGCGAGAAGAACGTCCCCTACAAGGCGGAGTTCTTCTTCCCGCTGTCCACCCAGGGCGTGAAGCCGGGCGACTTCGTGATGGTGCTGGGCTACCCGGGCATGACCTACCGCACGCTGCTCGCGGACGAGATGGCCGAGCGTCAGGCGCGCTACTACCCGCGCATCCGCGACGTGCTGGGCGAGGCCATCTCCCTGCTGGAGGCCGCCGGTGAGAAGGACCCCGCCGGGAAGATCGCCGTGGCCTCGCAGCTCAAGAGCCTGCACAACGTCTACAAGAACGCGGGCGGCCAGCTTGCCGGCATGCGGCGCGGCCAGCTGGTGGAGAAGCAGCGCGCCGCCGAGGACGCCGTCGTCGGCTGGGCCCAGAAGGGCGGCGCGAAGTGGAGCGACGCGCTCAAGGCCCGCGACGCGCTGCTCACCGAACAGCAGGCGTCCGCGAAGACCTTCGAGCGCGACTTCCTGCTCGGCGTGTCCGGGCGTCTGGCGCAGGGGCCCGCGCTCGCGACGAGGGTGGCCCGGCTGTCCATGGAGCGCGCGAAGCCGGACCTGGAGCGCCGCCCGGAGTACATGGACCGCGAGCTGCCGCGCATCAAGGACAGCCTGGAGCGCGCCCAGAAGAACCTCTTCCCCGCCGCGGACAAGGCGCTGCTGCACGCGTTCGTCAAGCGCGCGCAGGCGCTGCGGCCCGATGAGCGCATCCAGGCCGTGGACACCCACTTCGGCAAGTCCTACGTGGAGAAGGACGTCACCGCGAAGATCGACGCGCTCTACGCGAACACGAAGGTCCTGACGCAGGCGGAGCGCATGAAGATGGCGGGCGAAACGCCGGCGCAGCTCACCGCGCGCAAGGACCCGCTGCTCGCGTTCGGCATGGACCTGGCGAAGGACCAGGCGGCGCTGGATGAGGTCCGCGACCGGCGCCAGGGCGCGGCGTCGCGGCTGCGGCCGGCGTGGCGCGCGGCGGTGATGGCGCAGGCGGGCAAGCCCATCGCGCCGGACGCCAACAGCACGCTGCGCGTGTCGTTCGGCAAGGTGCAGGGCTACACGCCGCGCGACGGCGCGGTGTACCTGCCGCAGACGACGCTGACGGGCATGCTCCAGAAGCACACCGGCGAGGAGCCCTTCAACGCGCCCCCCAAGCTGCGCGCCACCGCGGAGGCGAAGAAGTTCGGCCCGTGGGTGGACCCCCGGCTCAAGGACGTGCCGGTGGACTTCCTGTCGGACGCGGACACCACGGGCGGCAACTCCGGCAGCCCCACGGTGAACGGCAAGGGCGAGCTGGTGGGCGTGAACTTCGACCGCGTGTGGGAGAACGTCGCGAACGACTTCGGCTACAATCCGGACGTGGCCCGGAACGTCAACGTGGACGTGCGCTACCTGCTGTGGAACCTCGACCAGGTCGAGGACGCGGACGCGCTCCTGCGCGAACTCAACGTCCGCAAGGGCTCGCCGGTGGTGAAGGAGGCGCGCTGA
- a CDS encoding MBL fold metallo-hydrolase, with protein MPTPYVRQLKLGPMDNFVYLVGPADGPEVVVVDPAWDVMEIESAVAQDGKRVVGAFVSHCHGDHINGLEELLSRHDVPVYAHEEEVAFSRELRKWGGDALRPLKAGDPVPVGSRTFQALHTPGHTPGSHCLLADDALVSGDTVFINGCGRCDLPGSNPEAMYRSLSQVLLKVPDTARLFPGHDYGDVPVAGMDAVRQKNPYFAFPDMASFVAFRMRPRR; from the coding sequence ATGCCCACACCGTACGTACGACAGCTGAAGCTGGGACCGATGGACAACTTCGTCTACCTCGTGGGGCCCGCGGACGGGCCGGAGGTGGTGGTGGTGGATCCCGCCTGGGACGTGATGGAGATCGAATCGGCGGTGGCCCAGGACGGCAAGCGGGTGGTGGGCGCGTTCGTGTCCCACTGCCACGGCGATCACATCAACGGCCTGGAGGAGCTGCTGTCGCGCCACGACGTGCCGGTGTACGCGCACGAGGAGGAGGTCGCCTTCTCCCGCGAGCTGCGCAAGTGGGGCGGGGACGCGCTGCGTCCGCTCAAGGCCGGGGATCCGGTGCCGGTGGGCTCGCGCACGTTCCAGGCGCTGCACACGCCGGGGCACACGCCGGGGTCTCACTGCCTGCTGGCGGATGACGCGCTGGTGTCCGGGGACACGGTGTTCATCAACGGGTGCGGCCGGTGCGACCTGCCGGGCAGCAACCCGGAGGCGATGTACCGCTCGCTGTCGCAGGTGCTGCTGAAGGTGCCGGACACGGCGCGCCTGTTCCCGGGGCACGACTATGGCGACGTGCCGGTGGCCGGCATGGACGCCGTGCGCCAGAAGAACCCGTACTTCGCCTTTCCGGACATGGCGTCGTTCGTGGCGTTCCGGATGCGGCCGCGCAGGTAG
- a CDS encoding M50 family metallopeptidase translates to MRTASGATLDVGRLALLLLMLGASWYFWDSPVLYPVKLLVVMMHESGHAIGTLVMGGSVDRVHLAMNEGGECMSRIPPGFLNMVVLYSSGYLGSAVAGAGLMVATFRFQLGRAVMGAAAVWLAVMGVFYAGDAFTLAFCLGMAVALGLGTRFLPSVMVDGLNLFLAAFTSLYALFDLRSDLWDSTRRNMTDAALLANVTWVPSIVWAALWSLLSVLLLVAAAYWSLHAKPQGGGGVRMPPVARARRV, encoded by the coding sequence ATGCGGACAGCGAGCGGAGCAACCCTGGACGTCGGACGGCTGGCGCTGCTCCTGCTGATGCTGGGGGCGTCCTGGTACTTCTGGGACTCGCCGGTGCTCTATCCGGTGAAGCTGCTGGTGGTGATGATGCATGAGAGCGGGCATGCCATCGGCACGCTGGTCATGGGGGGCTCGGTGGACCGGGTGCACCTGGCGATGAACGAGGGGGGCGAGTGCATGTCGCGCATCCCGCCGGGCTTCCTCAACATGGTGGTGCTGTACTCGTCCGGCTACCTGGGCAGCGCGGTGGCGGGCGCGGGGTTGATGGTGGCCACGTTCCGCTTCCAGCTGGGCCGCGCGGTGATGGGGGCGGCGGCGGTGTGGCTGGCGGTGATGGGCGTCTTCTATGCGGGGGATGCCTTCACGCTGGCGTTCTGCCTGGGCATGGCGGTGGCGTTGGGCCTGGGGACGCGCTTCCTGCCGTCGGTGATGGTGGACGGGCTCAACCTGTTCCTGGCGGCCTTCACGTCGCTCTACGCGCTCTTCGACCTGCGCTCGGACCTGTGGGACAGCACCCGGCGGAACATGACGGACGCGGCGCTGCTGGCCAACGTCACCTGGGTGCCGTCCATCGTCTGGGCGGCGCTGTGGTCGCTCCTGTCGGTGCTCCTGCTCGTCGCGGCGGCGTACTGGTCGCTGCACGCGAAGCCCCAGGGCGGCGGCGGCGTGCGCATGCCGCCCGTGGCCCGCGCGCGGCGGGTGTGA
- a CDS encoding RNA polymerase sigma factor — MGPYAAVLPFPTLNDLYAHHRPRALAIARRIVGDTDDAEDVVQDVFLRLSRQPPGLDGRATWTTWLHRVMVNSSINWLRARRRRERLAHAPQEQVSPEAHAMGAQMQRHFHEALEEVNPQQRQVLYLREVRGLGAAEISRLLRIPEGTVKSALHRGRQRALTVMEERGQRP; from the coding sequence ATGGGCCCGTACGCCGCCGTCCTTCCCTTCCCCACCCTCAATGACCTCTACGCCCATCACCGGCCGCGGGCCCTGGCCATCGCCCGGCGCATCGTGGGGGACACCGACGACGCGGAGGACGTGGTGCAGGACGTCTTCCTGCGCCTGTCGCGGCAGCCGCCGGGGCTGGACGGCCGGGCGACGTGGACGACGTGGCTGCACCGGGTGATGGTCAACAGCAGCATCAACTGGCTGCGCGCGCGCAGGCGCCGGGAGCGGCTGGCACACGCGCCCCAGGAGCAGGTGTCCCCGGAGGCGCACGCCATGGGCGCACAGATGCAGCGCCACTTCCACGAAGCGCTGGAGGAGGTGAACCCCCAGCAGCGGCAGGTGCTCTACCTGCGCGAGGTGCGCGGCCTGGGCGCCGCGGAGATCTCCCGGCTGCTGCGCATCCCGGAGGGCACGGTGAAGAGCGCCCTGCACCGGGGCCGCCAGCGCGCCCTCACCGTGATGGAGGAGCGCGGCCAGCGGCCGTGA